A window of Dehalogenimonas sp. WBC-2 genomic DNA:
GGGGCTCTAAAGAGGCAGGGTATAGGCCGGGGCGACAAGGTGGCGATCTATCTGCCTATGATCCCGGCGCTGCCGGTGTTCATGCTGGCCTGTGCCCGCATCGGCGCACCGTTCACCGTTATTTTCTCAGCGTTTTCCGGAAAAGCGCTGGCCGACCGGGTTGAGGATACCGATGCCAAGATTATCGTTACCGCCTCGGGAATGCACCGCCGCGGTAAGATCCTTCCGCTAAAGGACAACGCTGTCGAGGCGGCGAATCTCTGCAAGTGTGTAGAGAAGATAATAGTTGTTAAACACACCGGCCACAACGTCGAAATGGATCCGGAACGTGATGTCTGGTTGTCTGACATTCTGGCAGACAGCGACGAATACGTCGCCCCTGAGGAAATGGATTCCAATGATCCGTTGTTTATCCTGTACACTTCCGGCAGCACCGGCAAACCGAAGGGTATCCTTCATGGCACCGGCGGCTATTCGCTGTGGGTCGCCAAGACGATGCAATGGGCGTTCGATACCGACAAGGAAACGGTGTGGTGGTGTACCGCCGATATCGGTTGGATCACCGGCCATAGCTATGTTGTCTTTGCGCCTATGGAACTTGGTCTGACATCCGTGATGTACGAAGGCGCCCCGGATTATCCGACTCTCGACCGCTGGTGGGCCATCATCGCCAAGTACGGTGTCACTATTCTTTATACCTCGCCCACCGCCATCCGCATGTTCATGCGTCACGGAGAAGAATGGCCGGCAAAACACGACCTGTCCAGTCTGCGGATACTGGGTTCGGTCGGCGAGCCGATCAATCCGGAAGCCTGGCTGTGGTATTACCGGAATATCGGCCATGAGCGGATTGCCATTTCAGATACCTGGTGGCAGACGGAGACCGGTGGTTTCATGATCTCGCCGACTCCCGGGATTCAAACCCACCCGTTGAAGCCCGGTTCGGCGACCAAGCCGATGCCCGGCGTGGTGCCGGCAGTGCTGGATGCTGACGGTAAAGAATTGCCGAACGGTGAAACAGGCTTCATCGTAATTAAGAAACCGTGGCCTGGAATGTTGCTGGATATTTATCGCAATCCCGAACTCTACCAGAGCACTTATTGGTCACGGTTCCCCGGTTACTATCTGCCGGGCGACTATTGTATGAAAGACCAGGATAACTTCCTGTGGCTCTTGGGCCGCGCTGATGAGGTTATCAAAGTGGCGGGCCACCGTATCTCGACGGCTGAATTGGAAAGCGCTATCGTCGGACATGCGGCAGTGGCGGAAGCGGCGGCGACATCCCGTCCCGATGAGGTCAAAGGAGAAGCCATTATCCTCTTTGTGACCTTGCGCAAGGGAACTCCGCCTTCAATTGATATCAAGAATGAACTTACCCGTCACTTAAGGGCAACTATCGGCACTCTGGCAACGCCTGAAGAGATATTCTTTGTTAATCTGCTGCCCAAAACACGCAGCGGCAAGATCATGCGGCGTCTGCTCAAAGCTGTGGCCACCGGGGCTACTATCGGCGATACGTCCACTTTAGATGACGGCGCTTCTGTTGATGAGGCAAAGGCGGCCTTTGCCGAGCTTACTGACAGCGCACATCACTACAAATCGTCAGGGACGAAACCAGATATAAAGTAGGTTATTTCGGGAAAAAAGAGCGGCGGATTCTACCGCCGCTCTTTTTTATCATCACTGATTTTGGCGAAAAACTTCCGCATGTCACCAATCAGTGATAAGTAGTTCGGCCGCTGCTTCCGGTATAATATCCCGGTTTGAATTGAAGGAGAAAACAAGATTGCAAAAGACAACGATTATGATATTGGCGATTTTTATGGCCCTTTGGGTGATGGGTTGTGCTAATAATTCTAGCACGACGACGTCAACTGGGCAGATTATCGAAGAAGTCACCGTTACAGAGGCGTACAATCTTATTCAGGATAATAGTGACAAAGCTGCCTTTTTCATACTGGATGTGCGAACCCCCAGTGAATTTGCCTCAGGGCATATTGAGGGATCGATACTGATAGATTTTAATGCCTCTAACTTCAGGACAGAAGTGGATAAGTTGGATAAGAGCAAACGTTACCTGGTGTATTGCCGTACCAGTAACCGATCCGGCCAGGCAGTAAGTATCATGAAAGACCTGGGATTCAAAGAGGTTTATGATGTGGACGGCGGTATCGTGGCCTGGGAGGCGGCGGGTTTGCCGATAGTCACCTAAGAGTATTGATCTAACGGTCAGGAAATCAGCACCACTTCAAATTCAGTTTGAAGTGGTGCTTTTTTATCGATATCCCAATCGAATAGCAGGATGGCTGCTCCGGGTCCTGAGTAACCTATCAGCCGCTTACCATCTACAGCGACCAGGCTTGAAGCATCCTCAAAGCTAAGGGCATGCTCAACACCTGTCCGGTTACATACCCAAACAGGGACACCGGTCTCCTGACTGCGTTTTTCCCAGCAGCTCTCGGGGGGACATGGAGTTTCGCCCCAGTTGGCAACCGACACG
This region includes:
- a CDS encoding acetylcoenzyme A synthetase; the encoded protein is MTQADSRVAHLPTGSYYTPSGKYDDLCRRAEEDPEGFWAEQAQDLDWFKPWDKVLDWKVPYARWFVGGKLNLSYQCLDRHMKTDTKNKVAFYWEGELGDTQVLTYAEMYRQVNNVAGALKRQGIGRGDKVAIYLPMIPALPVFMLACARIGAPFTVIFSAFSGKALADRVEDTDAKIIVTASGMHRRGKILPLKDNAVEAANLCKCVEKIIVVKHTGHNVEMDPERDVWLSDILADSDEYVAPEEMDSNDPLFILYTSGSTGKPKGILHGTGGYSLWVAKTMQWAFDTDKETVWWCTADIGWITGHSYVVFAPMELGLTSVMYEGAPDYPTLDRWWAIIAKYGVTILYTSPTAIRMFMRHGEEWPAKHDLSSLRILGSVGEPINPEAWLWYYRNIGHERIAISDTWWQTETGGFMISPTPGIQTHPLKPGSATKPMPGVVPAVLDADGKELPNGETGFIVIKKPWPGMLLDIYRNPELYQSTYWSRFPGYYLPGDYCMKDQDNFLWLLGRADEVIKVAGHRISTAELESAIVGHAAVAEAAATSRPDEVKGEAIILFVTLRKGTPPSIDIKNELTRHLRATIGTLATPEEIFFVNLLPKTRSGKIMRRLLKAVATGATIGDTSTLDDGASVDEAKAAFAELTDSAHHYKSSGTKPDIK
- a CDS encoding rhodanese-like protein (protein containing rhodanese-like domain) codes for the protein MALWVMGCANNSSTTTSTGQIIEEVTVTEAYNLIQDNSDKAAFFILDVRTPSEFASGHIEGSILIDFNASNFRTEVDKLDKSKRYLVYCRTSNRSGQAVSIMKDLGFKEVYDVDGGIVAWEAAGLPIVT